In Carya illinoinensis cultivar Pawnee chromosome 7, C.illinoinensisPawnee_v1, whole genome shotgun sequence, the following are encoded in one genomic region:
- the LOC122317099 gene encoding gamma-glutamylcyclotransferase 2-1-like has product MVFWVFGYGSLVWNPGFEYDEKVIGFIKDYRRVFDLACFDHRGTPECPARTCTLEQKEGAICWGAAYCVRGSPESERMAMEYLERRECEYDGKDRVNFYREGDSLQPALTGVIVFTSTPDKESNKYYLGPAPLEEMARQIATASGPCGNNRDYLFLLEKAMSDIGHEDDMVIELANEVRKVLGIVGKKGVLKERKLAGPSHIPLKSHIPTLQLHPLPEAIAMDS; this is encoded by the exons ATGGTATTCTGGGTTTTTGGCTATGGTTCACTCGTGTGGAACCCAGGATTTGAATACGATGAGAAAGTGATAGGCTTCATCAAGGACTATAGGCGTGTATTTGATCTTG CATGCTTTGATCATAGGGGTACACCTGAATGCCCTGCACGAACTTGCACATTGGAACAGAAAGAAGGAGCCATATGC TGGGGCGCTGCATATTGTGTTCGGGGAAGTCCTGAAAGTGAAAGAATGGCAATGGag TATTTGGAGCGGAGGGAATGTGAATATGATGGAAAGGATCGTGTAAACTTCTACAGG GAAGGGGATTCCTTACAGCCTGCTTTAACAGGAGTTATAGT GTTCACATCCACTCCAGACAAAGAATCAAACAAGTATTACCTGGGGCCAGCTcctttggaggaaatggccag GCAAATTGCAACTGCTTCTGGGCCTTGTGGAAATAATAGAGACTACCTTTTTCTGTTAGAGAAAGCCATGTCTGATATTG GCCATGAGGATGATATGGTGATAGAACTTGCTAATGAGGTGCGGAAAGTGCTTGGGATTGTAGGGAAGAAAGGGGTTCTAAAGGAGAGGAAGTTGGCTGGACCATCCCACATACCCCTCAAGTCCCACATTCCCACCCTTCAACTGCATCCTCTTCCAGAAGCAATTGCCATGGACTCCTAA